ACGTGTGTGATCTAAACTGAAGGTCAGCATGGCAAGAATCTCCACTCAATGCTTTGAAGCCTGAGCAGTTGTCTTAATCTCCCTGGGTTCATTTTCTGCATTCTGCAGGTGAGAATAAAAGGATACCTCCAGGAGTGGCAAGAATAGCTGGGTAACTCACCCAGCCGTGCTGGGTATTGCTGCGAGCAAGTGGGAATGGctacttttctttcccttctcagtGCTGCTTGCACAGTGCTGGACTCGGTTGCTGCTGCTCTTGACCTTCCCCTTCCCCATCGCCGGAACCTTCAGAGTGCACATCTCTGTGCAACCTGACCCCACGCCTGTGGTTGCCGGCAAAGTTTGGGATGTCTCAGGGGTCCCACGGGCTCATCCGTGCTCTGGGCAGGCCATTTCTCTTCCTTGAAGCCCAAACCCACCACACTGAGCTAATTGATCTTCGCCAAGGGCATCTTTGCTTCCTCCCTTTCACCAGACTCACACTGTCCCTGCACGAGTGACTGCGTACAGTCCCTCTAAGTGACACTCATGTCCCTGGTTGGCAAAACAAAGTTTTCAAAGGCAGGGTCACCCTGAGAGTGTGTGGACTTCACCCTTGTTCCCCCATATAGTTACACAAGTGGAGTCAGGCCAGACTCCATATTGAGGGTGTGTGTCCTTAAGGTCTGGGGCAGCCCAAAACGGTACATAGAAGGGCTTCGTGTCTTTGCGCCTCCTCCTCCCAGGCCCCCGTGAAGGATGCgacaggcaggggtaggaagtgGTCGAACCCGTCTCCATAGCCCCAATTCCCCCTTTCTCCATAGCTCCCAAACCACTCAACCCTTTTCCAGTGTTCTGCAGATTATTTAATCTTAGGTGGGGGTGAGGGGTGAATGGGGAAGGAGCCATGCATCCCAGACAGCTTGGTCATTCCACTGGGATGCATTATCTTGTAGTCCCAACACGCTATAGCAGCCACAGGGAGGGATACCTCGGTTCAGACCTCCCACGCCTGGGCTTAGTCCCAGGGGACAGTTtgacctgcctcagcctctccttcATCGCGTACAGTTCCTACTGCGTTCTCTTTGGTCTCCTTTGCTTCCCTTCCTAACTTGCCCCTAATGATCTCCATCCTTAAGACCCCTAAAGAgacttgcctcagcttcctaaaagTGCCCACCCCAAAAGGCTGTAGATTAGGGACCCACTGTAGtgagcacctttagccactgagtcacctcccctgGGGTCTACATGCAAGAGGGACAAGTTGGGAACAGTAGCGGGCATGAAGGTAGGAGGAGGCCCAGGGCTGATGTGGCCAGAGACCTGCCTCTTCCCATTCTCTCATCCTTGCCCGTCAGGGACAAGTGGACTCACTCTGCTGGCTGCAGGAGGCAGAAATTGTGCTGAGCACGATGACGAGGGCAGAGAAGGAAGCCACAGGGGTCTTCATCGTCTCAGCCGGGCAAGGACGGCGTCAGGCAGAGCCGAGCAGAGGTGTCCACTTGTTTGGTGGCTGTCCTTACTCCGAGTGCTCCGCTCTCTGGACTCTGACCACTTCAGAGCTGGCGGCGGAGGAGAAACAACAACAGGCCTCCGTGTTGGCTggaagagaaagtggcagagccCAGGGCCGGAGCAGGGATGTGAGCCGCAGGACCACATGTGAGGGGGTGAGTGGAGAAGGACCGTGTGACAGCCACACGGTAGGCCCTTCCTCACTTAGTCACGGAGGAGTGTTACTATTCACTGTGGCCACTGACACCTGCACGGGATTAGTAAGATTTTCAAGGTCCCATCTACACGATGGGCAGCCAGTTCTGAGTACCAAAGCCATTTGCTTTCACCATGTTCCTTCCAGCCATTTCTGTGTAGGCCAGGAGGGTAAGGTGGAAGACTCCAATTTCCCATTGTTTTGGGGAGGGCAAGGATCAAGCAAGCTCAGAGATTGTAGACTGAGGCATAGGACAGGTCTAGGGGCCTATGAAGAGGCTGTCCCCTCTCCTCAGCCTAAGGATACTGAGTTGAGTTCACACTCTACCATGTCACAGATTATGTTGCTGATACGCTGATAAAATTGTGTACTTCAGCCCTGGGACCAGGTTAGTTGACAAAGCTCTCCATTtgccagtattcttttttttatctctttGGACCTTGGACTTCGGATCGATTTTTAGGTGCAGCTCCTGAGTGCTCCAAGTACAGGTTCATCCCACTCTAATGGCTGTGGTTAATTGAGTCCACAGAGAAGCGCTCTGACATCACCTGACAGACAGGTTATGTGCTCCAGACTTTATCTTCGGCTCCTGTGGCCCAGCAGTGTCTTCTCTTTCCATTGCCCTGGGGCCCAGCTCCAGGTTGAAGGCAGTTCAGAAATATAGGGTGATTTTGCTGCGAATGGACTATGACTTAGAAGCCCATGGGAGTTGAGAGTACAGGGAGGCAGGGGACGTGGTGCCTGTGCAACTGTTTATAAACAGGTAAAACATACCCGTGGTCAGGGAAGTTAGAGGCAGGGCAGCCGTAGCTTTTTCTTAGCGAGAGGTGAGTGCCCATATGGGGTTCTCCGTGACCTTTGTTATTTGGGACTGAGGAGGTTTAGATTATTATTGCTCTCATGACTCTTGTTTTAGTCCATAAAGACATGTCTGGGAAAAGCTGAGGGTCAGGCAAGGGTGGTCATGGTCCCTACACTGGACATGAATTTAATCCAAGCAGTCAGAGCTTCTCTGTGAGCCCTGAAAGTAAGTTAAAGAGCCTGGTTTTGGAATGAAgacccttcttttcttccttcccccattcttctccccttttatttctccctttcttcttcccttcctccttttccttctcccccccccccccacattcatgcatgcatgtatccATCTGAGCACATGATTTGGGTCAGGCATTACCTTCCACTAGGCTTGGTATGCTTGGCTTAGAAAGAGACACAAAATTTAGTAAAATAAATAGAGTATAACCTATGTATGTAATCAAAGGGGAAACTTtggggggctgggcatggtggcacacacctttaatcccaacacttgggaggcagaggtagtaggatcaccatgagttcgatacTACCCTGATACTGcagagtgagttgtaggtcagcctgggctaaagcaagaccctaccttgaaaaaacaaaacaaaacaaaacaaaaaaacaggggtgGGAATTTTGGATAAAGGTGTCCACAAATCATTCCTGTCCTACACAGCAGAGAAGAAAGATCTTGGGCTCAATGCATGCAcgtacgcacgcacacacacacacactcacacaggacTCTGATAGCTAAGGAAAGGCCTTTATAAAGCCTTACATATAAAATCAGGTATCAGGTGGTGAGATTTTGCTTTGGCAGTTATGAAAAATAAGAATGCAAACATACTACTTAATAAAATGAGTGGAGTATGGAAAAACGGTATCTATTATTGGTGTTGGTGAGAAGGCATTGGATTTCTTTCTACTTTGTGCTCAGCTTCTCACCATCCCATCACAGCCTGACTTGTGATTTGGTACCAGGCTCGTTGAAGCCCCCAGTGCACCACCAGAGGGTAACATTCAGTAGAAATGAATGAGGGCAGTTCTGAGAAAGCACGAATGGGTTTTAATTCAGGACAGGGCAGCTCCCAGGGGGTTGGCTGTAgctgagggtgggggtggagggagacttTGTCTTTTTCTCATCAGATAGCTGAGCTGTGCCCTTCACCATGCGCCTGCATCTCTCAGCTCTCCTCCAGGTCCTTGATGTAGTCCCGAACCCACTCATCTCTGGGGTTGGCACAGATCGGATGGCCCTTCTTGGTGATGAAGCTGGTAACAAGGACAAGGATCATCAACCAAGAGGCCCAGCAGCTGGGAAGGAAACCTGGCCTCCCACCTTCCCTGACCGACTCAGGCTGTCTTTTTGTTAGAGGCAGCTCAGGAACAGGATCCTCCTCACCTTACACTCAGCTCCAAGCTCCCTACACATCCAGCCTTTGTACTGCACACAGGAATCGCCCTCACGCCTTTCCCCTCTTTCCCCCGATGCCCCCTCTTTCATGGAGCCAGCCTGCACGTGACAGTGCAAGCTTCAGCCAGCCCACCTCCAGGTTGTCCCTCAGTGGCTTCTGGCTGTGTAAACACACCTAGCAGGTACCCTGCGGTCCCTCTACCCAGTGTGGTGTGTGGGCGCCACTTACACAATGCCGGACTTGGGACACTCGCTGCTGGTCTTGTAGTAATCCCGAATCCAGCGGTGGGGGACGGAGTGTGCCATGTAGGAGAAGCAGCAGTCCGTGGGGTGGTAGGGTCCTCCTGGGAGAAAAGACAGGGATGCTAAGGCGGGTCCTGGCTAAAGCTCATGTCGCTGATGCCTCTGCAACCCGAGAGTAGTATAGAGAGGGAATTAATAGCCTCACAGAACAGGGAAAGGCTTTGGAGATGTCACTCATCTTCCTCCATGATACTGTTGAGGCTCCACTTTCCCCCTGTCTCATCAGTCAccatccttcttttccttcaaCTTCCTGGACCTGGAATTGACCAGCAGCAAACCTAGAGCCTCTCAGAGAGCCTACACCATCCCCAGGGGTGACTCACACAGAAGGCTAGTGACCTGCCCAGGGCCACACAGCCTGCATGCCTTACTTGGGAAGGAAGCTCCTAGAGACTAAAAGGTATGTCACTTGGGAATGAAAACTCACCCTTCTCTCCCTTCATCCTGTGCTGTCCTTATGCAGAGAGGGAAGGATGCCCATACCAAGCCCCAAGGGCAATGACCCATTGtaatagttacttttctcattgctgtgaccaaatacctaaccagaagaaacttaaggaaagctaggcttattttggcttacaacccAAGGGCACAGTCTACCATGGAGAGGAAGGCATGTGGCAGCAATGTGAAGCAGCTATTCACATCCAGTCCACAGTCATGAAGCAGAGAAATGGATGCCCTgatcagcttgctttctccttttttaaaaaatattttatttttatttatttgacagagaaagagggagggaggaaggaagaaagagagagagaaagagagagagagagagagacagagaatgggcacaccaggacctccagccactgcaaacgaactccagatgcgagtgaccccccttgtacatctggctaacgagggtcctggggaatcgaacctaggtcctttggctttgcaggcaaatgccttaaccactaagtcatccctccagccctgctttctcctttttaatatatatataatatataatatatataatatatatttattatataatatatgcagattatatattataatatatattacatatttttatatgtatatgtaatgggAGGGGTGCTGCAGGCCAAGGGTCCTGTACAAACCAGCACACACTGTAGTTACAGAGTGGAAAGTTCAGGTGTGTGCACACTAAGGGACCAAGCTGGACAGAAGCACAAGTGTGCATCATTACAGTGGCCTCAGCCCGCAGCCAGGGGCCTGGGTAGAAGGAGAAAGGCATGTCCTGTGTCCAGCGCCACTCCAGGCGTCACCCTCTTCAAACAATGAAGAAGGGATTCTCTGGCCTCCAAGACCCTCTTAGGCCCTGAATCTTCCACCTCAGTTCTCTgaactgacattctttttttttttttccccagaaaatcAAAACTGCCCAGATCCCCATTAAGTTTAGACAAACTTTATTTCAACAGCCTCCCATGTCCCTTCATCTCCCCCAGTTTCTGAAAAGGACTTGGGGTAAAGTGGAGGGATGAAGATTTGTTCTGCTTATCTGTTAAGGGCCGTTCATTCTTAGAAAAATACTCTGCACAAAGCAGACCCAAAGTCCCACACTGCCATGTCTCCTCAAGCTCATACCCAGGCTCTGGATGATGCTGGAGGCAGGCTGGGTCCGAAGCTCAAGAGGCCAATAGACAAAGGAGCCTTACGGGATTCCATGTACGGCTTGCTCCCCAGCCCGCATATTACCACACTAATAAGTCAGGCTGCCTTATGCTTAATGGCAAAGAGAAGGGAATTGAGAGGCTGGTGAGACCAGTTGGTTTCATTCCATGGTCTTGAGGGGAAGGAGCACTGGTCCTGGGGACAGTGAGGGTGAAACCACTTTAAGAAGATGCAGACTTCCTCCGTAGACCTACCTCACCTCCCTAGCTACCATATTCCTACACATGTCTCCATTGGGATTAGTTTGGAAGGAAGATAAGATGGGGCACTCACGTGAAGACTCAGCCTTGGTCCCTAGGACAACAGTGAtgaacaggaggaggaagaggaggagggagatggcAGCCATGAAGATCTTCATCCTGCGGGAGCAGCTGCAGGAGGATAGAGGGTCTGCTGGGAGCTTCTGAGGTTCCCAGAGGGAGAAATGTTGAGGAATGATCTTTGAGGTAAGATTGTTTTGGAAATTAGGGAACTAAGCTTTTAAGTGGAAGTAGAAAAGTAATGATGCCTCAGCGGTTTCATATCCTGCGCATTTGTTGGGAGTGTCTTGATGGAAGTATGGAGAGTGAAGATTTAAGGGAGGAAATTGATTCCCATCCACAGTGGGACAACTCCCCTGATGTAAGCCCTCTTTAGGAATAGAACATATACATAGGGCTGGGGGCACTGCCTCAGACTTAGCAAGGGATCTCAAGGCTGGGGTATGATACATCCTGTGCTTAATTCCTGTTCCAAGCCTGGTGACTGAGGATCTGTTCATCCGGAGATCTGGTGAGATTGAAGTCTGGAGGTCAGACCTCACGGATCAGTGCTGGAAAGTCTCACTTCAGTCTTGAAGCGGAACCTGCAgtctccagcctcctccccaccctcctcaCCACAACCCAGGGTGAAGAAATGCTATGATGCTCAGTAAGTAACTCATTGACACAATTATTACTGTGCGAACTACCCACCGTCTCAAGTGCTTTATGACTATTACCCTACTGAGCCTTTATAATAccagctggggaaactgaggctcagaagcaAAGCCCATCCTTTGATAGGTGATAAGTGGAACTGTGCTTGACTGAACTATGAGATCCTCAACTAAGCTCTCCAAAATCGTCCTGGCTGGCTTGGGCTCTCTGTAGTTTTTAGTTTTAgcctatgtatttattcatttgaggggggggggaggtattgagagagaggagaaaggacacaccaggacctctagtcactgcaaaccaactccagatgcatgtaccaccctgtgcatctgtcttacgtgggttctggggagttgaacctgggtccttaggctttgtaggcaagtgccttaatcattgagccatctctccagccctagccttttttaaaaatttatttactggtcattcaaggtagggtctcactgttgcccaggatgacctggcattcactatgtagtctcaggctggccttgaactcacagtaatcctcctacctctgcctgccagggtgccgggatgaaaggcgtgtgctgccatgcccagcaactTTTTGCCTTTTTGAGCTCAGGAAGTGGAAACCTTCAGAGTCTTCTGCTTTCTAAGTTTGTGGCTGAGAAGTTTGGTTGGGAACCTTAGAGAACACCTAGCTCAGGAAAGGCTAGTGGGTTTCATTACTGGCGGTGACTGGAGCTGTATGTTGGAAATGAGTCAGGCCATGTCTACATCGAGCCAGAAGCACTGTCCCTGATGTATGGCTTCTATCAGGATGCAGCATGGATACTGTGTATTTACCATCTTCCGGTTAGGCTAAACTGACCACTGACTGAATGGAGCTGGTCCCAGACAGGGCCAGCGACTTGCTCATGTTCCCAAAATGGTCGGGGTGCAGAACAGACCCTCGGCCCCAGCAGCCTTCATTATGTTGTTTTTTGGGGGcatttcctccttcctgcctGATTGATGAGCTGTTTAATTTTCTCTCCTCATCTAAAATCATCAGGGCAGGAAACAGCTACTATTTCTTTGCCCATTCACAAAGAACCTAGCATATAGTAGTAATacatctcctttttttgtttttttttttgaggtaaaaagtctcagtctagcccaggctaacctggaattcatgatgcagtcttacggtggcctcgaactcacagtgatcccccacctctctctgcctccccagtgctgggattcaagttgtgcgccaccacgtccggctgtaTATACTTATTttacagtgctgaggatcaaacccaagacctCCTGTGTGCCAGGAAGCACTGAGATCCTCCACAGTCCTGAATACAAGCCCCAAATACATGTTTCTCTTACAGGAAGCGGCTGAATGCTAAGGCGTAGAGACAGCCATTAATTGCACATTATGTTTGTTATCATCTATAATCACATCAAACTCCCAAATAAAATGATAACCGTGCCATTAGGAACAATCTCAGGAAGCAGATTGATTTTGGAATAAGTATAaaaagaggcttttttttttttaaattggagacTAGCCCATCTGACAAAGTGTTGCTCAGAAGCCCTTATAGgaaatccttttatttttcttgcaatAATTAAGTTCCTACCTGTACCAGTTTACATATATTAGCCACTATACTAAGCAATCCAACAGTTAGTTCAATTCATGTTCATTTGCTGTGCATGTTACAGTCCAAAGTGGATAACCAGTGAAGAGGGTGTGTGGAAGGGAACTGCTCCATGCCCTCCCCAGGAATCAGCGTTACTTTTCTTGAGGTGTCACTGTTTTCAGGAATCAGCCTCTAAGATCACTACCTAAAGAGTGAGGCAGAGGAGGGCAGAATATCATCATGGACCCATTCTGGAAGTAGAAATTACTGCTGCCCACATTTCATGGCCAATATCAAACCACTTTCCTCCAACCTAATGGGATAGAAAATATGCAAGGAAAGGGCCAATGGCTTAGCGGCTAGGGCatcggactctgaagccaaaggacccgggttcgaatcCCCTGTAAGCTCCCAAGCCCGTTGCAGCAGGGCTCGGTggctctcctgtgtgctggagcccgtggtgtgcccattgcctgtaccagtcctgttccttttgagccgggcgtggtggcgcacacctttaatcccagcactcgggaggcagaggtaggaggatcactgtgagttcaaggccaccctgagactacagagttaattccaggtcagcctggaccagagtgacaccctaccttgaaaaaccaaaaaaaaagaaaatatgcaagTATTCATATGACCAGGAGAAAAAGGAGTGGGGTTAGCGACTGTCTCTTTGCCACTAAAACATATACTGATTCTTTTGTCTTCTTCTAGTCCTGCTGGGTAGTGCTCAGCAATCTGTGTCTATGTAAGACCTCCCAGTGATTCTGTGTATGCCAAGGTTTCAGAAACCTTGTATATTATAGGTTTGTAATATGGGCTTAAATATAGAGGTCTTTTCTGTCTTTGAGAAGTTCAAATAGAACGTGAGGAGTACTGAGTCCCAGACTGGCTGCCTTCAAATATTAACAGATTCATTTTGTCACTCCAACATTGCAACGTGATTTGCAGATTCAGTGATCAATTACATGTGATTCTTGTACCCACATGCCatatcttgttttaattttcagtcTTCTCAATGGATTGAAACATCCTTCTTCTTTTCCGtccccttctcctcctttctttttttttttttaatatattttatttatttatctatttaacagagaaagagggagagagaggaagagaatgggtgcaccagggcctctagccactgcaaatgaactccagatgcgttcacccccttgtgcatctggctaacgtgggtcctggggaatctaacctagatcctttggctttgcaggcaaatgccttaacctctaagccatctctccagccctcttatttgtttatttatttatttgatttttgaggtagggtctcactctagcccaggctgttctggaattcactatgtagtctcaggctggcctcaaacttgcagtgaacctcctacctaagcctcccaagtgctagaattaaaggcgtgcgccactgctcctggaaaatattttatttatttatctatttatttgcaatcagagagagagagagagagagagagagagagagagagagggatagaaaatgggggcactagggtctctagccactgcaaatgaactccagacacaagcgccacgttgtgcatctggcgttgCATGATTAAAGCATTCTTGAAGAGCATCAGTCCACTGTGTTTTTCTTCTCACAGTTTTCCTACTGCTTAGCACAATGCATAACATAATGTGGTCACTCTTGGAAGGGGTCCTGAGGGAATATGATGAGAGCCAGAAAGGGAAGGCAGGGGGGTGAGTTACTTACTGAGAAGGGAACATTGAAGAGAGctttgaaagaaatgaatggggctggagagatggcttagcggataaggcacttgcctgtgaagcctaaggactcgggttcaattcctcagcacccatgtaagccagatgcacgaggtggcacatgtgtctggagtttgtttgcagtggctggaggccctggcacacccatatattctctctctatctctccctgccactttctttgaaaaaaaatcattattattttttttttaaagaagggaacTAATGTATAAAAGTGGGACGCTGGGAGGAGCATGGGCTGGTAAGAAATGGCTAGATGCTTGTGTTTGGGAACTTCAGAGCAGGTAAGCAGGCTTTATAGCTGGCAGGATATTAAAGAGCCAAGACAAGACCCTCTCCTAGAAGGGCAGGGGCTCTATCTTTGGGGACACTTCACTGTCTGGTTCCTTTCTAGCCTAGTCCAGAAACTGTGGGTAAGTTTTTACAGCGCCCTATGCTTCAGAGAAGTGAGAAGGTTACTGGCTGCTGAAATGCCAAGAGAGTGAGAGGTAGGATGGACAAGCTCTAGGGAAAAAGGTAGGGACTAGAAGTAGCTGGACTGCCTCCTACCTTCTTAGTCCTTTGATTGCATGGCTCTTATGGAACTCTGGGTGTGTGCGTGACTTCTTTATCACTCCTTGTTCACTTCAAGAAagggaactagggctggagagatggcttagtggttaaggcgcttgcctgcaaagccaaaggacccaggtttgattccctaggacccacatgatccagatacacaaggtgatgcgtatgtctggagatcatttgcagcagggCTGGCatccttggcacacccattctctctttctctcctatataaataaataaaaattatatatatatttggtgttgtttgtttgttttgttttaaagaaaggcAACTAAGACGCGCCTGTTTTCCCTGAGCCTTCATGTGGGTGTCCCAAGGCAGTTTCACTGCTTCATGTTACAGTTAAAGTCTAAGGATCAGGGGAAAAACTATCAGGAAAACTattcttgcttctctctctctctctctctctctctctctctctctctctctttgtgtgtgtgtgtgtgttgaggtagggtctcattgtagcccaagctgacctggaactcactctgtagtcccaggctggccttgaactcacagtgaccctcctatcactgcctcctgcatgctgggattaatggtgtaccccaccatgtctggcctacaTGCTGTTTTAGAGTTGCTGTTTAGAGTATTATACAGCTAATGCTAGATATAACATATCCTTGTCCTCTCCAAGAAGGGTATTCTATGGGTCACAAGATGCTTGGGTAGGCAGTCTtggttttaggactggagagatggcccagcaattaaagcttgcaaagtctgatggcctaggttcaagtccctagtactcacgtaaagctagacacacaaagccTCACATGGGACATggttctggaatttgtttgcacttcAAGAAGGCCTGGAGCACCCCCCCCACATACTTCCTGTCTcaattacataaatatttaaaaaggagaaagtcttGTTTTCATCCTTCATTCCTGTTGAGCTGCCACTGTCATGACCTAACACCTGGACAAGGGGACAACCgctcctctggcatccacaccaTTCAGATGCTCCATGttcccaattttatttttctgcattaaCAACTTGCCCTGCCAGGGAACCCTGTGAACCATGTACATTTTTCATGGCTGTATCGTGGTTTTCATACAACAGCCCTTTGAGAAGTCTCCTGTCTGTGAAAGCAAACCTCCAAGAGGAATCCAGAAATTTCTGAGTTGCTATCTTTCAGCCAGAGACTTCAGTGTCAGCTGTCTCGTTTCCACTCAGGCTTCTGAACTCAGTAACATTCAGGGCAGCAATGAGAACAAGAAGAAGCTTCTAAATGTACCAAAATACTGTCCAGAATCCTGAACATTCATATTTCACTTGATCTTCCCATTTAAATGACAGAAATGATATAAAACAATAGATAAATTCACAGTAACAGTAGGGAGTAGGAAAATGAAATCAATCCATCACAAGGTGAGATCTTTATTAACCATACTACAGGATTTGGTGGGGAATACTATGAAAAAAATGCACATACTCATTGACTAtcattgaaaactttttttttttaaatttctcagcAGAACCCTGGATACTCTGAAGTCCCAGTCAGTGGGTGCTGCCTAAGGTCACTTGGGTTAGTGACCTTTCCAGTCTCTGTCTCAGGTCAATCAGGTGGCAGGGTTTGCTATAGAGCTATGAGTACAGTCCTCTAAGGGAGAATATCTGCTGAGGGAGCCTTCCAGAAGGCACAATGGGCCTGAGTGAGAACCGGGCAGTTCTGGTCAAGGGCAAGGAGTCCCACCTCTATCCCCTCGTTGTATACCCAGAAAGTAAGCTGATCATCTCAGGGAAAGTCCAGCCAGTTTTActcctcttccccatcccccACCAGAATCAGGGCTCCTATAATCAGAATTGGCACTTGCAGCCAGTGGTCCTGAAACTTATGCTGGGAACAGTGTCCTGGGGAGAAAAGTCAGTCTTCCCCCAGGTGGCCCCCCTAGATAACCTGTTTGCTTGTTTACTGTATCTCTTCAAATAGTATCTGTAAGCAAGGTGCTAGGACTACCCATATAAGAATCATCTGGATGCTGTTTTCCCCTTATTCCCAATCATCTACTGCCCGTCCCTCCACTCCTACAAAGGTAAGCCAGGCTCCCATTCAGGGAAGAGAGCTCTGTATAGACTATGGCTCTATAAAATAATCCTCACTTCCTTCTTTAACCCTTCACTTATGAGTACACAGACATCCCATAGTACATGGAATGAGAATTACTAGTAGCctaggagagaggaaggaaccaAGAGGGACAGAAACACTCCAATGGAAACAGTAAAAAACAGAGATAgagccacacatggtggtgcatgcttctattcccagcacttgggaggcagaggtaggaggatcactgagttcgaggccaccctgaggctacatagtgaattccaggtcagcctgggctagagcaaccccccaaacaaacaaacacccccccccaacaaaacagaatttaaaaacaccaaaagataggacttaataaaaaaatcctttataatatttattcccaaaatattgtatat
This is a stretch of genomic DNA from Jaculus jaculus isolate mJacJac1 chromosome 9, mJacJac1.mat.Y.cur, whole genome shotgun sequence. It encodes these proteins:
- the Ccl14 gene encoding C-C motif chemokine 14; protein product: MKIFMAAISLLLFLLLFITVVLGTKAESSRGPYHPTDCCFSYMAHSVPHRWIRDYYKTSSECPKSGIVFITKKGHPICANPRDEWVRDYIKDLEES